GACGATTTTAAGGACGAAAGTAACCCGAATCCATCTTTAAGAAATAGAAAGCTTTTAGGTTTGGAGATAGTCGATGGGTTGAAGTACAGTCCGGAAACGCAAACTTGGGAAAATGGCAAAATTTATGATCCTTATCACGGTCGTTTCTGGGATTCTTCAGCCTATGTTACCAAAGATGGAGTGCTGAAAGTAACCGGTTACTGGAAATTTAAGTGGATTGGTAAGACACTAACATTTGATAAATTGCCCGAGGATGTTATTGTAGGCAAGTTTTAATAAAATGCTGAAGAGATTTTAACTTATCCTATTTCTTCTTTTGACTAAGATATAAACCACCA
This genomic interval from Pseudopedobacter saltans DSM 12145 contains the following:
- a CDS encoding DUF2147 domain-containing protein, translating into MKYYNLFLIVGFVLTVSTAVGQISDDKICGKWITKEKNLVVRVFRSGGNLRAKILWFKPDGIKDIDDFKDESNPNPSLRNRKLLGLEIVDGLKYSPETQTWENGKIYDPYHGRFWDSSAYVTKDGVLKVTGYWKFKWIGKTLTFDKLPEDVIVGKF